Within Haematobia irritans isolate KBUSLIRL chromosome 2, ASM5000362v1, whole genome shotgun sequence, the genomic segment gATATACAACTGCATAGGTATCCAGAATCATATTGGTTTCTCCGCTCTCGGCTTATTTGGTGGTACTTATCTGGATAAGAAGCGTAATGAAGAACTTGCCACCCGCGATGCGGTTTTGAGGCACTACGTCCAGTTGCATCCTGAAGATTTCCCACCTGTTCGTAAGTACATAGCATTATTAGTGGCATTGTTCCAAATGTAaacatgtaaaatttttatttatagcacGAAAGAAGTTTGCTGATGTTTTGGAGCAATGGGTTCCTATCCGTTAAGTTGGCAAATTGGAATGCAGTAGATTAAAGATTCTAAGGATATCTTGTGGAATGCAGTGATTAATGAGTCTAAGGATATGTTATAAGTTCATAAAAGATTTCAAATCTGAGAAGGCCTAATTATAAAAACAATCTACAAATAGACTTATCGATAAAGAAACCTCaacttctgtagaatttttataagtGCATAAAAGTTTAGGAAACGATGTTGGATATTAATGAGGGGATGACTTTAAAAGCATGCAATATTGGAATTTGTTAACCATTGTTTGAAGTATTTAAATGAACATTCtgccttccatatatatttcacAGCGAATACTTTTTATTTTCCTATTTCTCCATGCAAATGCTTTTGTTTccactttttgacaaaagataGCTGAATAGGAAAAGCAGTGGCTGTatcgaaataaacaaaaatacacacaacaaatagtattgaaataaacaaaaattcacaCAATACCGTGTCAACGAGTGCCGTTTAATACTGTTATCATCTTAATGATAAGGTACCAGCCTTTTGCAGTGCATATTGCATATATTGCAAAATACAAAGTTTTCACAGTTATTTTATATACCGTTTACCCGCTTTTATGGGATAAGGTGGGTTTAGGTTTTAGCCActctagaatttgaaaaatgtgtCAATAGGCATATGCAACTGGTTTAATCAATATCGGTTAGATGTCGATTCTTGGTTTTTGGAATGTAAATTGtgcattgaaatcaaaaaacaaaaaaaaaaaaaaaaaggatgcTAAAACTTGGCTTAAAGAGTTTCAAAGTATTTGAACGATGGGTTTTGATGAATAAGTACTATTGGAGAATAAATCTATGACGATACAGTAGGTATTTCAAAAGTTGTAAGGTTCAAAAGTATCCGcggtttatacaaaaataaaaggaTTTAATATTGACAGAACGAGAGTTCATAATCTAATTCGTCGAATTTAGTATGCAGTACATTTTACAGCACTCGAGAACATGTATTTTTCAGACGGCTTAAAAAGTCGCAtcttatccaatttggttgttTTCCAACATTTGTTGTGAGCTATACCAACTCAGTTCATTTCTTCACTTAACTATTTTCACTATGTTTTTCATGATTTTCTGTTTTAAAATTTGTGATACTATTTTAAGTTTCTTTAATAGGTACAaatgaattgtttttgttcttatgtgaatgaggtacattacacttccaaaatccacattAACTaggtttcaactgtcatttgccttataaaacagAGATTTGAAATCCACTTTTATTAGATTTCGAGCTTAATGTgaacattaaaataaagttaattttcactaaagttttTTGAGGCGCCTATAGCTGTCCTCAGAAACTGTGTATCGTTACGCTTACGATAACGTAAACGTAGTCTGTCTGTTAAACATTTCAATGTCCTCTTTCCTGAATGCAGGCTATTATTTTCTGATTTAGTATTTGCTTGACTG encodes:
- the ND-B14.5B gene encoding NADH dehydrogenase (ubiquinone) B14.5 B subunit, producing the protein MPSSVIDPLELLTAKEDRKPTFLNTIYNPAACTLAGFGLACMLNWGFRKPILSGIQNHIGFSALGLFGGTYLDKKRNEELATRDAVLRHYVQLHPEDFPPVPRKKFADVLEQWVPIR